One window from the genome of Chlamydiales bacterium STE3 encodes:
- a CDS encoding HAD-superfamily hydrolase (Product derived from UniProtKB/Trembl:F8LB98), whose product MQWIYNYHLFLFDFDGLLVNTEELHYRAYKTMCAKRGTTLPWDFNRYCQAAHYEAEGLRIQIYAACPALLQQEPDWSVLYKEKQAIMKELLRSDEIALMPGAEELLTNLSKTSIKRAVVTHSPHELIAIIREKLPLLQSIPNWITRDFYAKPKPHPECYLKAIDMLSAPNDRIIGFEDTPRGVTALLSSKAEPILVCQADYPEIPRFIASGVQHFHSLHDLCQKGPSSRLVEDTD is encoded by the coding sequence ATGCAGTGGATTTACAATTATCATCTTTTTCTATTCGATTTTGACGGTCTCCTTGTTAACACAGAAGAACTACATTACCGTGCCTACAAAACAATGTGCGCTAAGCGAGGCACAACGCTTCCTTGGGACTTTAATCGGTATTGTCAAGCAGCGCATTATGAAGCAGAAGGATTAAGAATTCAAATTTATGCTGCCTGTCCAGCATTATTGCAGCAAGAACCAGATTGGTCAGTCCTCTACAAAGAAAAACAAGCAATCATGAAGGAACTTCTCAGAAGCGATGAAATCGCTTTAATGCCGGGAGCAGAAGAACTTCTAACAAACCTGAGCAAGACTTCCATTAAACGGGCAGTCGTCACCCACTCCCCTCATGAGCTTATCGCGATTATTCGTGAGAAACTGCCCCTTTTGCAAAGCATTCCGAATTGGATTACAAGAGATTTCTACGCTAAACCTAAACCTCACCCTGAATGCTATTTAAAAGCTATAGACATGCTCTCTGCTCCAAATGATCGCATCATTGGCTTTGAGGACACCCCCCGAGGGGTGACAGCCCTATTGAGCTCAAAAGCGGAGCCCATCCTAGTCTGTCAGGCTGATTATCCCGAAATTCCCCGATTTATCGCGAGCGGAGTTCAGCATTTTCATTCTCTACATGATTTGTGTCAAAAAGGGCCCTCGAGCCGTTTAGTAGAGGACACGGACTAA